The Pontibacter pudoricolor genome contains a region encoding:
- a CDS encoding glycoside hydrolase family 15 protein produces MAYLPIEDHGVIGDLNTVALVGLNGSIDFMCFPDFDSPSIFASLLDDKKGGNFTIEPSHNDMKHRQMYLPDTNVLLTRYLSDEGIGEVTDFMPVEEQSQGSRLIRRISCVHGDMMFRMQCSPRFNYARSPHTATQVNQYEVVFTCTETDGMAVRLKSTAPLQITGTDATATFSLKTGEKVDLLLERASDQEPATQELESFVTSSLYETIAYWKNWVARCHYKGRWVEIVNRSALVLKLMVSSKYGSLVAAPTFGLPEELGGERNWDYRYTWIRDASFTVYTLLRLGYKQEARNFVDWVDRQCDALQSAGRLRLMYTLSGKLELDEIVLAHLEGYKGSKPVRIGNAAYDQVQLDIYGELLDAVYLYDKYGAPIAFEFWNDLRQQVEWVCDNWQREDEGIWEVRGGKKQFLYSRMMCWVAIDRAMKIAENHSYPLPARWREERDKIFFSIHHEFWNEELQSFVQYKGADTVDAATLLMPLIRFISPKDPRWLSTLKRIEERLVSDALVFRYRNSDGFDGLKGNEGTFSMCTFWYVECLAKAGQIDKARLYFDKMLGYANHLGLYAEMLGLKGNHLGNFPQAFTHLGLISAALTINDILEGHENKKRL; encoded by the coding sequence ATGGCATATCTACCTATCGAAGATCATGGCGTGATCGGAGATCTGAATACAGTGGCACTTGTCGGGCTGAACGGCTCCATCGACTTTATGTGCTTCCCTGATTTCGATTCACCTTCCATTTTTGCGTCGCTGCTGGATGATAAAAAAGGCGGGAACTTTACGATAGAGCCATCGCACAACGACATGAAACACCGACAGATGTACCTGCCGGATACCAATGTGCTGCTTACACGCTACCTGTCTGATGAAGGTATTGGCGAAGTAACCGATTTTATGCCTGTAGAGGAACAAAGCCAGGGCAGCCGGCTCATCCGGCGTATATCGTGCGTGCATGGCGATATGATGTTCCGGATGCAGTGCAGCCCGCGTTTTAATTATGCCCGCTCGCCGCATACCGCTACCCAGGTAAATCAGTACGAAGTAGTATTTACCTGCACAGAAACGGATGGTATGGCTGTCAGGTTAAAAAGTACGGCGCCACTGCAAATAACCGGCACTGATGCAACGGCCACCTTCAGCCTGAAGACCGGGGAAAAAGTAGATCTGTTGCTGGAACGTGCCTCTGACCAGGAACCGGCTACACAGGAGCTGGAGAGTTTTGTAACCAGCAGCCTGTACGAGACAATAGCATACTGGAAAAACTGGGTGGCCCGATGCCATTACAAGGGCCGTTGGGTGGAGATCGTGAACCGCTCGGCATTAGTGCTGAAGCTGATGGTATCGAGCAAATACGGCTCGCTGGTGGCAGCGCCCACTTTTGGTTTGCCCGAAGAATTAGGCGGCGAGCGCAACTGGGATTACCGCTATACCTGGATTCGGGACGCCTCGTTTACCGTATATACCCTGCTGCGACTGGGCTACAAACAGGAAGCCAGGAACTTCGTGGACTGGGTAGACCGCCAGTGCGACGCCTTACAAAGTGCCGGCCGGCTGAGGCTGATGTATACCCTGAGCGGTAAACTGGAGCTGGATGAGATAGTGCTGGCCCACCTGGAAGGCTACAAAGGATCCAAGCCGGTACGCATTGGTAATGCTGCCTACGACCAGGTGCAGCTGGATATTTATGGCGAACTGCTGGATGCGGTTTACCTGTATGATAAGTATGGCGCTCCCATTGCTTTTGAGTTCTGGAACGATCTGCGGCAGCAGGTGGAGTGGGTATGTGACAACTGGCAGCGCGAAGACGAAGGCATCTGGGAGGTGCGCGGCGGTAAAAAGCAGTTCCTGTACTCGCGTATGATGTGCTGGGTAGCCATAGACCGGGCCATGAAGATCGCCGAAAACCACTCGTACCCGCTTCCGGCCCGCTGGCGCGAGGAGCGCGACAAAATCTTCTTTTCGATTCACCACGAGTTCTGGAACGAAGAACTACAGAGCTTTGTGCAATACAAGGGCGCCGATACCGTAGATGCCGCTACGCTGCTGATGCCGCTTATCCGGTTCATAAGCCCCAAAGACCCGCGCTGGCTGTCTACCCTGAAGCGGATAGAAGAGCGGCTGGTTTCGGATGCGCTGGTTTTCCGTTACCGCAATAGCGACGGATTCGATGGCCTGAAAGGAAATGAAGGTACTTTTTCGATGTGCACGTTCTGGTATGTGGAGTGCCTGGCAAAAGCAGGGCAGATTGACAAGGCACGGCTGTATTTTGATAAGATGCTGGGTTATGCCAACCACCTGGGCCTGTACGCCGAAATGCTGGGCCTGAAAGGCAATCACCTGGGTAATTTTCCGCAGGCCTTTACGCACCTGGGCCTGATAAGTGCTGCCCTTACGATAAACGACATCCTGGAAGGGCATGAGAACAAAAAGCGATTATAG
- the hslV gene encoding ATP-dependent protease subunit HslV produces MTKIRSTTVLGIYHNGEVALGADGQATMDKHIAKSNVKKIRKLLDGKVVTGFAGSTADAFTLLERFEEKLNAYQHNMKRAAIELAKDWRKDQYLRKLEAMMIVANKEELLIISGTGDVLEPDNQIAAIGSGSMFAHSAALALKKHAPHLSAEEIVREALNIAADICIYTNHNLIIEKPAQ; encoded by the coding sequence ATGACCAAAATAAGATCAACCACCGTTTTAGGCATTTACCATAACGGCGAAGTAGCCCTGGGTGCCGACGGACAGGCAACTATGGACAAGCACATTGCCAAAAGCAACGTGAAGAAGATTCGAAAACTGCTTGATGGTAAAGTAGTGACAGGTTTTGCAGGCTCTACGGCCGATGCCTTTACACTGCTCGAGCGCTTCGAGGAAAAGCTGAATGCCTACCAGCACAACATGAAGCGCGCTGCCATTGAGCTGGCCAAAGACTGGCGTAAAGACCAGTACCTGCGCAAACTCGAAGCCATGATGATAGTCGCCAACAAAGAAGAACTGCTCATTATTTCAGGTACCGGCGATGTGCTGGAACCGGATAACCAGATTGCGGCCATCGGTTCTGGAAGTATGTTTGCCCATTCGGCTGCGCTGGCACTTAAAAAGCATGCCCCACATTTATCAGCAGAAGAGATAGTGCGCGAGGCCCTGAACATTGCTGCCGATATCTGTATCTATACTAACCATAACCTGATCATTGAGAAACCGGCTCAGTAA
- a CDS encoding deoxyhypusine synthase family protein gives MEITNFLKKHYKHFNAASVIDAAEGYKTHLNNGGKMMITLAGAMSTAELGIILAEMIRQDKVHAISCTGANLEEDIFNLVAHDFYERVPHYRELSAADEEALLERHMNRVTDTCIPEEEAMRRIEHTVLKFWEKADQEGKQYFPHEFFYQILLSGDLEQYYQIDPKNSWMLEAAKKNLPIICPGWEDSTLGNIFSSHVINGDIKNVHTVKTGIQYMMYLADWYTENAKDDSTVGFFQIGGGIAGDFPICVVPMLHQDLQRTGVPLWGYFAQISDSTTSYGSYSGAVPNEKITWGKLGKETPKFVIESDATIVAPLIFAIVLDM, from the coding sequence ATGGAAATAACAAATTTCTTAAAGAAACACTACAAACACTTTAACGCGGCCTCTGTGATAGACGCTGCCGAAGGATACAAGACCCACCTTAACAACGGTGGTAAAATGATGATCACACTGGCTGGTGCTATGTCTACGGCTGAGCTGGGGATTATTCTGGCAGAGATGATCCGTCAGGATAAAGTGCATGCCATTTCGTGTACAGGTGCCAACCTGGAAGAAGATATCTTTAACCTGGTGGCGCACGATTTCTACGAGCGCGTGCCGCATTACCGCGAGCTATCTGCAGCCGATGAAGAAGCGCTGCTGGAGCGCCACATGAACCGTGTAACCGACACCTGTATTCCGGAAGAGGAAGCGATGCGCCGAATAGAGCACACCGTACTTAAGTTCTGGGAAAAAGCAGACCAGGAAGGTAAGCAATACTTCCCGCACGAGTTCTTCTATCAGATATTATTATCAGGCGACCTGGAACAATATTACCAGATCGACCCTAAGAATAGCTGGATGCTGGAAGCTGCCAAGAAAAATCTTCCGATCATCTGCCCAGGTTGGGAAGATTCAACACTGGGTAACATCTTCTCCAGCCACGTGATCAACGGTGACATTAAAAACGTGCATACTGTAAAAACTGGTATCCAGTACATGATGTACTTAGCTGACTGGTATACTGAGAATGCGAAAGATGATTCTACTGTAGGTTTCTTCCAGATTGGTGGCGGTATTGCCGGTGACTTCCCTATTTGTGTGGTACCGATGCTGCACCAGGATCTGCAGCGTACCGGCGTTCCGCTTTGGGGTTATTTTGCACAGATCTCCGATTCTACAACCAGCTACGGTTCTTACTCTGGCGCGGTGCCGAATGAGAAAATTACCTGGGGCAAACTGGGTAAAGAAACACCTAAGTTCGTGATCGAGTCGGATGCAACTATAGTTGCGCCACTTATCTTTGCTATAGTTCTGGATATGTAA
- a CDS encoding 2'-5' RNA ligase family protein, protein MIAITSLLDKFHSDRVCELTELLETRFGLNGVKITPYPHLTILTAEIPDMEELKQYLELTCFEMPDFTIRTTGLGIFPGPTPVVYIPVLRTSPLNQLHAKLHRDISEMSSEMGVYYNPNMWLPHITLALGDTTPEMLGPVLSFLCNYNFNWEVTIDNITILQQSGDYYLKEEEFRFGRRELIS, encoded by the coding sequence ATGATCGCGATAACTTCGCTGTTAGACAAATTTCACTCCGATCGCGTTTGTGAACTTACAGAACTGCTTGAGACCAGGTTTGGGCTTAATGGAGTAAAAATAACTCCATACCCGCACCTTACCATTCTTACTGCAGAGATACCGGATATGGAGGAGCTGAAGCAGTACCTGGAGCTAACCTGTTTTGAGATGCCTGATTTTACGATCCGTACTACCGGGCTGGGCATTTTTCCGGGACCAACGCCGGTAGTTTATATACCTGTGCTGCGCACTTCGCCCCTAAACCAGCTACATGCAAAACTGCACCGCGATATTTCGGAGATGAGCAGCGAAATGGGGGTCTACTATAATCCGAATATGTGGCTGCCTCATATTACACTTGCACTCGGTGATACTACACCTGAGATGCTTGGGCCGGTGCTTTCGTTCCTGTGCAACTATAATTTTAACTGGGAAGTCACTATCGATAACATTACCATTCTGCAGCAGAGCGGCGATTATTATCTTAAAGAAGAAGAGTTCAGGTTTGGCCGGCGCGAACTGATCAGCTAA
- the abc-f gene encoding ribosomal protection-like ABC-F family protein has translation MISINNLSFHFGSRPMYDDANLHIRPKDKIGLIGLNGTGKSTLLRIIVGEYKPDSGSIQMSKETTIGFLNQDLLSYQTHESILSVAMQAFEEAIYLQAEIDKVLVEFENNFHDNLVEKLANLQERFEALGGYTMQAEAEAILEGLGFTTEELQQPLASFSGGWRMRVMLAKILLQKPSLLLLDEPTNHLDLPSIKWLETYLERFEGAVIIVSHDREFLDRTTNITVEVSGAKLNVYPGNYSFYLEEKAMRNEIQKGAYENQQAQIRQTERFIERFKAKATKAKQAQSRMKQLERLERIEDVAPESAKVNFSFKFSVQPGRHVFRLEHMSKAFGNKVIFRDTNVHIERGDKIALVGANGKGKSTLLRIIAGTEPIQGKRELGHNVIMSFYAQHQLESLNVDNEILQELQQAGSKKTEVELRTLLGSFLFTSDDVFKKIKVLSGGEKSRVALAKTLISEANFLMLDEPTNHLDMQSVNILIQALEQYEGTFVIISHDRYFVENVATKIWYIEDYQLKEYPGTYHEFEAFQEKREKEAKLQAAVAPAPKKEEPKPARNNSEFNQLSNQLKQANKKLNELEKNVQRLEQELANYETELADPKVYGNVSLLQETSKKFESVQKELEKANSQWEEQMMEVEELEGKLS, from the coding sequence ATGATTTCCATAAACAACCTTAGCTTTCATTTTGGCAGCCGCCCGATGTACGACGATGCCAACCTGCACATTCGTCCGAAAGATAAAATTGGTCTGATAGGCCTGAACGGTACCGGAAAGTCTACGCTGCTGCGCATTATAGTAGGTGAGTACAAACCGGATAGCGGCAGCATCCAAATGAGCAAGGAAACCACTATCGGCTTCCTGAACCAGGACCTTTTGAGCTACCAGACCCACGAGAGTATCCTCTCTGTGGCGATGCAGGCTTTTGAAGAAGCAATTTACCTGCAGGCGGAAATTGATAAGGTGTTAGTGGAATTCGAGAATAATTTCCATGATAACCTGGTAGAAAAGCTGGCTAATTTGCAGGAGCGGTTTGAAGCGCTGGGTGGCTATACCATGCAGGCCGAAGCCGAAGCAATTCTGGAAGGCCTGGGTTTTACGACCGAGGAATTGCAGCAGCCACTGGCTTCGTTTTCGGGTGGGTGGCGCATGCGTGTAATGCTGGCCAAGATACTGTTACAGAAACCATCGCTGCTGTTACTGGATGAGCCTACCAACCACCTGGACTTACCTTCCATTAAATGGCTGGAAACCTACCTGGAGCGGTTTGAAGGAGCTGTGATCATCGTTTCGCACGACCGTGAGTTCCTGGACCGCACGACCAATATTACCGTGGAAGTATCAGGCGCAAAGCTGAATGTATACCCGGGTAACTATAGTTTTTACCTGGAAGAAAAGGCCATGCGAAACGAAATTCAGAAAGGCGCATACGAGAACCAGCAGGCCCAGATACGCCAGACAGAACGTTTTATCGAGCGCTTTAAAGCGAAGGCAACAAAAGCGAAGCAGGCACAAAGCCGCATGAAACAGCTGGAACGTCTGGAACGCATAGAAGATGTAGCTCCGGAATCAGCGAAAGTAAATTTCAGCTTTAAGTTCAGCGTGCAGCCGGGCCGTCATGTTTTCAGGTTAGAACACATGAGTAAGGCTTTTGGCAACAAGGTTATTTTCCGGGATACGAACGTGCATATCGAGCGCGGCGATAAGATTGCCCTGGTGGGTGCGAACGGTAAAGGTAAATCTACGCTGCTCCGCATTATTGCCGGCACCGAACCGATACAGGGCAAACGCGAACTTGGTCATAACGTGATCATGTCATTCTACGCGCAGCACCAGCTGGAATCGCTTAACGTAGATAACGAAATTTTACAGGAACTGCAGCAGGCGGGCTCCAAAAAAACAGAAGTAGAGCTACGTACTTTACTTGGTTCTTTCCTGTTTACCAGCGATGATGTTTTCAAGAAGATAAAGGTATTGTCAGGAGGGGAGAAGAGCCGTGTGGCACTGGCCAAAACACTGATCTCGGAAGCTAATTTCCTGATGCTGGATGAGCCTACCAACCACCTGGACATGCAATCGGTTAACATCCTGATTCAGGCGCTGGAGCAATACGAAGGTACCTTTGTGATCATCTCTCACGACCGTTACTTTGTAGAGAATGTGGCAACCAAGATCTGGTACATCGAAGATTATCAGCTAAAAGAGTACCCGGGCACTTATCATGAGTTTGAGGCTTTCCAGGAGAAGCGAGAGAAAGAGGCCAAACTACAGGCTGCCGTTGCACCCGCTCCCAAAAAAGAAGAGCCCAAACCAGCCCGTAACAATTCAGAATTTAACCAGTTGAGCAACCAGTTGAAGCAGGCCAATAAAAAGCTTAATGAGCTAGAAAAGAATGTGCAGCGCCTGGAGCAGGAACTGGCCAACTACGAGACCGAACTGGCTGACCCGAAAGTGTACGGAAATGTAAGCTTACTACAGGAGACCTCTAAAAAGTTTGAATCTGTGCAGAAAGAGCTCGAAAAAGCCAATAGCCAGTGGGAAGAACAGATGATGGAAGTAGAGGAGCTGGAAGGGAAATTAAGTTAG
- a CDS encoding M48 family metalloprotease: MKRLSITVLITSIMLFFNSCSTNPVTGKKDVILMSEGQELAMGQEADPQIVAQFGMYDNPAIQRFIDEKGQAMAAISHRSNIKYNFKVLDSPVINAFAVPGGYVYFTRGIMAHFNNEAQFAGVLGHEIGHIAARHSAQQQSKSILAQVGLIAGMVIAPELAQFGDVASQGLGLLFLKFGRDDERQSDELGVEYSTKIGYDADEMADFFLTLKRKQEESGQAIPEFLSTHPDPGNRYTTVHELAAQWEKKLNMTNLKVGRDSYLRLIDGIVYGEDPKQGFVENHIFYHPELKFQFPIPQGWKYLNSPQSFQMAEPNGKAIINLTLAPGTSLEDAARQTLEGYKLTLVESKNVTVNGNNALAMVAEQKQEQGTIGTLTYFIQYGGNIYSIMGITTANDFNNYFNTFSGTMTNFKQLTDASKINKKPERVRIKTVANAASLSQALQSFGMPTKRLEELAVLNGMQLSDRVDKGMLIKVITE, from the coding sequence ATGAAAAGATTATCGATAACGGTTTTAATAACCAGTATAATGCTGTTCTTTAACTCCTGCTCTACTAACCCGGTAACAGGTAAAAAGGACGTGATACTGATGTCAGAAGGTCAGGAACTGGCGATGGGCCAGGAAGCGGACCCTCAGATAGTGGCGCAGTTCGGGATGTACGATAACCCAGCCATACAGCGCTTTATTGATGAAAAAGGCCAGGCAATGGCTGCCATCTCACACCGCAGCAATATCAAATACAACTTTAAAGTACTCGACTCTCCTGTAATTAACGCTTTTGCTGTACCGGGCGGTTATGTATACTTTACACGAGGCATTATGGCGCATTTTAACAACGAAGCACAGTTTGCCGGTGTACTTGGCCACGAGATCGGGCACATAGCAGCGCGTCATTCTGCCCAGCAGCAAAGTAAATCGATACTGGCTCAGGTAGGCTTAATAGCCGGTATGGTTATCGCTCCGGAACTGGCTCAATTCGGAGATGTTGCCTCACAGGGCCTTGGCTTGCTCTTCCTGAAATTTGGTCGTGATGATGAACGGCAGTCAGATGAATTAGGGGTTGAGTATTCTACCAAAATCGGGTACGATGCCGATGAGATGGCCGATTTCTTTTTAACACTGAAACGCAAGCAGGAAGAAAGCGGGCAGGCCATTCCAGAGTTTTTATCTACACACCCTGACCCGGGCAACCGTTACACTACCGTGCACGAACTGGCTGCGCAATGGGAGAAAAAACTAAACATGACGAACCTGAAAGTCGGACGCGACTCTTATCTGCGCCTGATAGATGGTATTGTGTATGGGGAAGACCCAAAGCAGGGATTTGTAGAAAACCATATATTTTATCATCCGGAGTTAAAATTCCAGTTTCCGATACCGCAAGGCTGGAAGTATCTGAACTCCCCACAAAGTTTCCAGATGGCTGAGCCAAACGGCAAGGCGATCATAAACCTGACGCTGGCGCCCGGCACCTCGCTGGAAGATGCTGCCCGCCAGACCCTGGAAGGTTATAAGCTGACACTGGTAGAATCGAAAAATGTAACAGTGAACGGAAATAATGCACTGGCAATGGTTGCCGAACAGAAACAGGAGCAGGGAACTATAGGCACGCTGACGTATTTTATACAGTATGGCGGCAACATTTATAGTATCATGGGCATTACCACTGCCAACGATTTCAATAATTACTTTAACACTTTTTCGGGCACCATGACCAACTTTAAACAGCTGACAGATGCGTCGAAGATCAATAAAAAACCGGAGCGTGTGCGTATTAAAACTGTTGCTAACGCAGCATCTTTGTCACAGGCATTACAATCTTTTGGTATGCCAACCAAAAGGCTTGAGGAACTGGCGGTGCTTAATGGCATGCAGCTCAGCGACCGAGTAGATAAAGGAATGCTGATAAAAGTAATTACAGAATAA
- a CDS encoding 6-pyruvoyl trahydropterin synthase family protein encodes MDYIRLTRQFTFETAHALLNYDGPCKNIHGHSYKLQVTIIGQPITDISDPKYGMVLDFGDLKKIVNTFIVEPLDHSLILRKGTSPELLTILQQLHHKVVTTSYQPTCEHMLLDFKNTLTRHLPATVKLYSLRLWETENSFAEWYTSDNN; translated from the coding sequence ATGGATTACATCAGACTTACGCGTCAGTTCACCTTCGAAACGGCGCATGCCTTACTTAACTATGATGGCCCGTGTAAAAATATACACGGGCACTCTTATAAACTGCAGGTAACTATAATTGGCCAGCCCATAACCGATATTTCAGACCCGAAATATGGCATGGTACTGGATTTTGGCGACCTTAAGAAGATAGTAAACACGTTTATAGTTGAACCGCTGGACCATTCCCTTATCCTGCGGAAAGGTACTTCGCCTGAGTTGTTAACTATATTGCAGCAGCTACATCATAAAGTTGTAACAACATCGTACCAGCCTACCTGCGAGCACATGCTCCTTGATTTTAAGAACACACTTACCCGACACTTACCGGCAACTGTAAAGCTGTATAGTTTAAGGCTCTGGGAAACAGAAAACTCTTTTGCAGAATGGTACACCTCCGACAACAACTAA